The Bos javanicus breed banteng chromosome 21, ARS-OSU_banteng_1.0, whole genome shotgun sequence genome includes a region encoding these proteins:
- the MAN2C1 gene encoding alpha-mannosidase 2C1 isoform X2, which yields MAAAPALKHWRTTLERVEKFVSPLYFTDCNLRGRLFGDSCPVAELSSFLTPERLPYQEAVQQDFRPAQVGDSFGPTWWTCWFRVELTIPEAWVGQEVHLRWESDGEGLVWRDGEPVQGLTKEGEKTSYILTDKLGEKDPRSLTLYVEVACNGLLGAGKGSMIAAPDPEKMFQVSRAELAVFHRDVYKLLVDLELLLGIAKGLGEDNQRSFQALYTANQMVNVCDPAQPETFPVAQALASKFFGQRWGESQHTIHAMGHCHIDTAWLWPFKETVRKCARSWVTVVQLMERNPEFIFACSQAQQLEWVRSHYPGLHARLQEFACRGQFVPVGGTWVEMDGNLPSGESMVRQFLQGQNFFRQEFGKMCSEFWLPDTFGYSAQLPQIMRSCGIKRFLTQKLSWNLVNSFPHHTFFWEGLDGSQVLAHFPPGDSYGMQGSVEEVLKTVAKNRDKGRTNHSAFLFGFGDGGGGPTQTMVDRLKRLCNTDGLPRVQLSSPERLFSALEGHSGQLCTWVGELFLELHNGTYTTHAQIKKGNRECERILHDVELLSSLALARSTQFLYPAALLQDLWRLLLLNQFHDVVTGSCIQLVAEEAMCHYEDIRSHGNTLLSAAAAALCAGEPGPEGLLIVNTLPWKRTEVLALPRPGGAHCLGMSWGEELLPSPGHRPRHGLCSCPHPHLTAAPAAPAACVRSARAPADLASRPPPTKTDGSVTLDNGIIRVRLDPTGRLTSLVLVASGREAIAEGAVGNQFVLFDDVPLYWDAWDVMDYHLETRKPVLGQAGTLAVGTEGGVRGSAWFLLQISPNSRLSQEVVLDVGCPYVRFHTEVHWHEAHKFLKVEFPARVRSPQATYEVQFGHLQRPTHYNTSWDWARFEVWAHRWMDLSEHGFGLALLNDCKYGASVRGNVLSLSLLRAPKSPDATVDMGRHEFTYALMPHKGSFQDAGVIPAAYSLNFPLLALPAPGPAPAAAWSAFSVSSPAVVLETVKQAETSPQGRTLLLRLYEAHGSHSDCWLHTSLPVQEAVLCDLLERRDPTGPLLLRDNRLKLTFAPFQVQSLLLLLQPPPN from the exons ATGGCGGCGGCGCCGGCCCTGAAGCACTGGCGCACTACGCTGGAGCGGGTGGAGAAATTCGTGTCGCCGCTCTACTTTACCGATTGTAATCTCCGCGGCAG GCTCTTCGGAGACAGCTGCCCAGTGGCCGAGCTTTCCAGCTTCTTGACGCCCGAAAGACTTCCCTACCAGGAGGCAGTCCAGCAGGACTTCCGCCCCGCGCAGGTCGGCGACAGCTTCGGACCCAC ATGGTGGACCTGTTGGTTCCGTGTAGAGCTGACCATCCCAGAGGCATGGGTGGGTCAGGAAGTTCATCTTCGCTGGGAAAGTGATGGAGAAGGCCTGGTGTGGCGTGATGGGGAACCTGTCCAG GGTTTGaccaaagagggagagaaaaccaGCTACATTCTGACTGACAAGCTGGGGGAGAAAGACCCCCGGAG CCTGACCCTCTACGTGGAAGTAGCCTGCAACGGGCTCCTGGGGGCTGGAAAGGGATCCATGATCGCAGCCCCTGATCCAGAGAAGATGTTCCAGGTGAGCCGGGCTGAGCTTGCCGTGTTCCACCGGGATGTCTACAAGCTCCTAGTGGACCTGGAGCTCCTGCTAGGCATCGCCAAG GGCCTCGGGGAGGACAACCAGCGCAGCTTCCAGGCCCTATACACTGCCAACCAGATGGTGAACGTATGTGACCCTGCCCAGCCTGAGACCTTCCCAGTGGCCCAGGCCCTGGCCTCCAAGTTCTTTGGCCAACGTTGGGGTGAAAGCCAGCATACGATCCATGCCATGGGGCACTGCCACATTGACACAG CCTGGCTCTGGCCCTTCAAGGAGACTGTGCGGAAATGTGCCCGAAGCTGGGTGACGGTCGTTCAGCTCATGGAGCGGAACCCCGAGTTCATCTTTGCCTGCTCCCAG GCGCAGCAGCTCGAGTGGGTGAGGAGCCACTACCCTGGCCTGCATGCCCGGCTCCAGGAGTTCGCCTGCCGCGGGCAGTTTGTGCCCGTGGGGGGCACTTGGGTGGAAATG GATGGGAACCTTCCCAGTGGAGAGTCCATGGTGAGGCAGTTCCTGCAGGGTCAGAACTTCTTCCGTCAGGAGTTCGGGAAGATGTGCTCGGAG TTCTGGCTGCCAGACACATTCGGCTACTCCGCGCAGCTGCCCCAGATCATGCGTAGCTGTGGCATCAAGCGCTTCCTCACCCAAAAGCTGAGCTGGAACTTGGTGAACTCCTTCCCG CACCATACCTTTTTCTGGGAGGGGCTGGATGGCTCCCAGGTGCTGGCCCACTTCCCACCCGGTGACTCCTATGGGATGCAGGGCAGTGTGGAGGAG GTGCTGAAGACAGTGGCCAAAAACCGGGACAAGGGACGGACCAACCACAGCGCCTTCCTCTTTGGCTTTGGGGATGGAGGTGGTGGCCCCACCCAGACCATGGTGGACCGCTTGAAGCGGCTATGCAATACCGACGGGCTGCCCAG GGTGCAGCTATCCTCTCCGGAGCGACTCTTCTCAGCGCTGGAGGGCCACTCGGGGCAGCTGTGCACCTGGGTTGGGGAGCTCTTCCTGGAGCTACACAACGGCACCTACACCACCCATGCCCAG ATCAAGAAGGGGAACCGGGAGTGTGAGCGGATCCTGCATGACGTGGAGCTGCTCAGCAGCCTGGCCCTGGCCCGCAGCACCCAGTTCCTCTACCCGGCTGCCCTGCTGCAGGATCTCTGGAG GCTCCTGCTCCTGAACCAGTTCCATGATGTGGTGACTGGGAGCTGCATCCAGCTGGTGGCAGAGGAAGCCATGTGCCACTACGAAG ACATCCGTTCCCATGGCAACACACTGCTCAGTGCTGCAGCTGCAGCCCTGTGTGCTGGGGAGCCAGGTCCCGAGGGCCTTCTCATTGTCAACACGCTGCCCTGGAAGCGCACCGAAGTGCTGGCCCTACCCCGGCCTGGCGGGGCCCACTGCTTAGGTATGAGCTGGGGAGAAGA gctcctccccagccctggtcACCGTCCCCGGCATGGGCTatgctcctgcccccacccccacctcactgCAGCCCCTGCCGCCCCAGCAGCCTGTGTTCGTAGTGCAAGAG CTCCTGCAGACCTAGCCTCAAGGCCCCCTCCCACCAAGACTGACGGTTCTGTGACTCTGGACAACGGCATCATCCGAGTGAGGCTGGACCCAACTGGCCGCCTGACATCCCTGGTGCTGGTGGCCTCCGGCAG GGAGGCCATTGCTGAGGGCGCCGTGGGGAACCAGTTTGTGCTGTTTGACGACGTCCCCCTGTACTGGGACGCATGGGACGTCATGGACTACCACCTAGAGACACG GAAGCCAGTGCTGGGCCAGGCAGGGACCCTGGCAGTGGGCACTGAGGGTGGCGTGCGGGGCAGCGCCTGGTTCCTGCTACAGATCAGTCCTAATAGTCGGCTCAGCCAGGAGGTTGTGCTGGACGTTGGCTGCCCCTATGTCCGCTTCCACACTGAG gtGCACTGGCACGAGGCCCACAAGTTCCTGAAGGTGGAGTTCCCTGCCCGTGTGCGCAGTCCCCAGGCCACCTATGAGGTCCAGTTTGGACATCTGCAGCGGCCCACCCACTACAATACCTCTTGGGACTGGGCTCGATTTGAG GTGTGGGCCCACCGCTGGATGGATCTGTCAGAGCATGGCTTTGGGCTGGCTCTGCTCAATGACTGCAAGTACGGCGCATCAGTACGGGGCAACGTCCTCAGCCTCTCGCT CTTGCGGGCGCCTAAGTCCCCTGACGCCACCGTGGACATGGGGCGCCACGAGTTCACCTACGCGCTGATGCCGCACAAGG GCTCGTTCCAGGATGCTGGCGTTATCCCCGCTGCTTACAGCCTCAACTTCCCCCTCCTGGCGCTGCCCGCCCCGGGCCCGGCGCCCGCCGCCGCCTGGAGTGCCTTCTCAGTGTCCTCGCCCGCGGTGGTGCTGGAGACGGTCAAGCAG GCGGAGACCAGCCCCCAGGGCCGCACGCTCCTGCTGCGGCTCTACGAGGCCCACGGCAGTCACAGCGACTGCTGGCTGCACACGTCGCTGCCGGTTCAAGAGGCTGTCCT CTGTGACCTCCTGGAGCGCCGCGACCCTACTGGCCCCCTGCTCCTCCGGGACAACCGCCTGAAGCTCACCTTTGCTCCTTTCCAAGTGCAATCCCTGTTGCTCCTTCTGCAGCCCCCACCGAACTGA
- the MAN2C1 gene encoding alpha-mannosidase 2C1 isoform X1, which produces MAAAPALKHWRTTLERVEKFVSPLYFTDCNLRGRLFGDSCPVAELSSFLTPERLPYQEAVQQDFRPAQVGDSFGPTWWTCWFRVELTIPEAWVGQEVHLRWESDGEGLVWRDGEPVQGLTKEGEKTSYILTDKLGEKDPRSLTLYVEVACNGLLGAGKGSMIAAPDPEKMFQVSRAELAVFHRDVYKLLVDLELLLGIAKGLGEDNQRSFQALYTANQMVNVCDPAQPETFPVAQALASKFFGQRWGESQHTIHAMGHCHIDTAWLWPFKETVRKCARSWVTVVQLMERNPEFIFACSQAQQLEWVRSHYPGLHARLQEFACRGQFVPVGGTWVEMDGNLPSGESMVRQFLQGQNFFRQEFGKMCSEFWLPDTFGYSAQLPQIMRSCGIKRFLTQKLSWNLVNSFPHHTFFWEGLDGSQVLAHFPPGDSYGMQGSVEEVLKTVAKNRDKGRTNHSAFLFGFGDGGGGPTQTMVDRLKRLCNTDGLPRVQLSSPERLFSALEGHSGQLCTWVGELFLELHNGTYTTHAQIKKGNRECERILHDVELLSSLALARSTQFLYPAALLQDLWRLLLLNQFHDVVTGSCIQLVAEEAMCHYEDIRSHGNTLLSAAAAALCAGEPGPEGLLIVNTLPWKRTEVLALPRPGGAHCLALVTVPGMGYAPAPTPTSLQPLPPQQPVFVVQETDGSVTLDNGIIRVRLDPTGRLTSLVLVASGREAIAEGAVGNQFVLFDDVPLYWDAWDVMDYHLETRKPVLGQAGTLAVGTEGGVRGSAWFLLQISPNSRLSQEVVLDVGCPYVRFHTEVHWHEAHKFLKVEFPARVRSPQATYEVQFGHLQRPTHYNTSWDWARFEVWAHRWMDLSEHGFGLALLNDCKYGASVRGNVLSLSLLRAPKSPDATVDMGRHEFTYALMPHKGSFQDAGVIPAAYSLNFPLLALPAPGPAPAAAWSAFSVSSPAVVLETVKQAETSPQGRTLLLRLYEAHGSHSDCWLHTSLPVQEAVLCDLLERRDPTGPLLLRDNRLKLTFAPFQVQSLLLLLQPPPN; this is translated from the exons ATGGCGGCGGCGCCGGCCCTGAAGCACTGGCGCACTACGCTGGAGCGGGTGGAGAAATTCGTGTCGCCGCTCTACTTTACCGATTGTAATCTCCGCGGCAG GCTCTTCGGAGACAGCTGCCCAGTGGCCGAGCTTTCCAGCTTCTTGACGCCCGAAAGACTTCCCTACCAGGAGGCAGTCCAGCAGGACTTCCGCCCCGCGCAGGTCGGCGACAGCTTCGGACCCAC ATGGTGGACCTGTTGGTTCCGTGTAGAGCTGACCATCCCAGAGGCATGGGTGGGTCAGGAAGTTCATCTTCGCTGGGAAAGTGATGGAGAAGGCCTGGTGTGGCGTGATGGGGAACCTGTCCAG GGTTTGaccaaagagggagagaaaaccaGCTACATTCTGACTGACAAGCTGGGGGAGAAAGACCCCCGGAG CCTGACCCTCTACGTGGAAGTAGCCTGCAACGGGCTCCTGGGGGCTGGAAAGGGATCCATGATCGCAGCCCCTGATCCAGAGAAGATGTTCCAGGTGAGCCGGGCTGAGCTTGCCGTGTTCCACCGGGATGTCTACAAGCTCCTAGTGGACCTGGAGCTCCTGCTAGGCATCGCCAAG GGCCTCGGGGAGGACAACCAGCGCAGCTTCCAGGCCCTATACACTGCCAACCAGATGGTGAACGTATGTGACCCTGCCCAGCCTGAGACCTTCCCAGTGGCCCAGGCCCTGGCCTCCAAGTTCTTTGGCCAACGTTGGGGTGAAAGCCAGCATACGATCCATGCCATGGGGCACTGCCACATTGACACAG CCTGGCTCTGGCCCTTCAAGGAGACTGTGCGGAAATGTGCCCGAAGCTGGGTGACGGTCGTTCAGCTCATGGAGCGGAACCCCGAGTTCATCTTTGCCTGCTCCCAG GCGCAGCAGCTCGAGTGGGTGAGGAGCCACTACCCTGGCCTGCATGCCCGGCTCCAGGAGTTCGCCTGCCGCGGGCAGTTTGTGCCCGTGGGGGGCACTTGGGTGGAAATG GATGGGAACCTTCCCAGTGGAGAGTCCATGGTGAGGCAGTTCCTGCAGGGTCAGAACTTCTTCCGTCAGGAGTTCGGGAAGATGTGCTCGGAG TTCTGGCTGCCAGACACATTCGGCTACTCCGCGCAGCTGCCCCAGATCATGCGTAGCTGTGGCATCAAGCGCTTCCTCACCCAAAAGCTGAGCTGGAACTTGGTGAACTCCTTCCCG CACCATACCTTTTTCTGGGAGGGGCTGGATGGCTCCCAGGTGCTGGCCCACTTCCCACCCGGTGACTCCTATGGGATGCAGGGCAGTGTGGAGGAG GTGCTGAAGACAGTGGCCAAAAACCGGGACAAGGGACGGACCAACCACAGCGCCTTCCTCTTTGGCTTTGGGGATGGAGGTGGTGGCCCCACCCAGACCATGGTGGACCGCTTGAAGCGGCTATGCAATACCGACGGGCTGCCCAG GGTGCAGCTATCCTCTCCGGAGCGACTCTTCTCAGCGCTGGAGGGCCACTCGGGGCAGCTGTGCACCTGGGTTGGGGAGCTCTTCCTGGAGCTACACAACGGCACCTACACCACCCATGCCCAG ATCAAGAAGGGGAACCGGGAGTGTGAGCGGATCCTGCATGACGTGGAGCTGCTCAGCAGCCTGGCCCTGGCCCGCAGCACCCAGTTCCTCTACCCGGCTGCCCTGCTGCAGGATCTCTGGAG GCTCCTGCTCCTGAACCAGTTCCATGATGTGGTGACTGGGAGCTGCATCCAGCTGGTGGCAGAGGAAGCCATGTGCCACTACGAAG ACATCCGTTCCCATGGCAACACACTGCTCAGTGCTGCAGCTGCAGCCCTGTGTGCTGGGGAGCCAGGTCCCGAGGGCCTTCTCATTGTCAACACGCTGCCCTGGAAGCGCACCGAAGTGCTGGCCCTACCCCGGCCTGGCGGGGCCCACTGCTTAG ccctggtcACCGTCCCCGGCATGGGCTatgctcctgcccccacccccacctcactgCAGCCCCTGCCGCCCCAGCAGCCTGTGTTCGTAGTGCAAGAG ACTGACGGTTCTGTGACTCTGGACAACGGCATCATCCGAGTGAGGCTGGACCCAACTGGCCGCCTGACATCCCTGGTGCTGGTGGCCTCCGGCAG GGAGGCCATTGCTGAGGGCGCCGTGGGGAACCAGTTTGTGCTGTTTGACGACGTCCCCCTGTACTGGGACGCATGGGACGTCATGGACTACCACCTAGAGACACG GAAGCCAGTGCTGGGCCAGGCAGGGACCCTGGCAGTGGGCACTGAGGGTGGCGTGCGGGGCAGCGCCTGGTTCCTGCTACAGATCAGTCCTAATAGTCGGCTCAGCCAGGAGGTTGTGCTGGACGTTGGCTGCCCCTATGTCCGCTTCCACACTGAG gtGCACTGGCACGAGGCCCACAAGTTCCTGAAGGTGGAGTTCCCTGCCCGTGTGCGCAGTCCCCAGGCCACCTATGAGGTCCAGTTTGGACATCTGCAGCGGCCCACCCACTACAATACCTCTTGGGACTGGGCTCGATTTGAG GTGTGGGCCCACCGCTGGATGGATCTGTCAGAGCATGGCTTTGGGCTGGCTCTGCTCAATGACTGCAAGTACGGCGCATCAGTACGGGGCAACGTCCTCAGCCTCTCGCT CTTGCGGGCGCCTAAGTCCCCTGACGCCACCGTGGACATGGGGCGCCACGAGTTCACCTACGCGCTGATGCCGCACAAGG GCTCGTTCCAGGATGCTGGCGTTATCCCCGCTGCTTACAGCCTCAACTTCCCCCTCCTGGCGCTGCCCGCCCCGGGCCCGGCGCCCGCCGCCGCCTGGAGTGCCTTCTCAGTGTCCTCGCCCGCGGTGGTGCTGGAGACGGTCAAGCAG GCGGAGACCAGCCCCCAGGGCCGCACGCTCCTGCTGCGGCTCTACGAGGCCCACGGCAGTCACAGCGACTGCTGGCTGCACACGTCGCTGCCGGTTCAAGAGGCTGTCCT CTGTGACCTCCTGGAGCGCCGCGACCCTACTGGCCCCCTGCTCCTCCGGGACAACCGCCTGAAGCTCACCTTTGCTCCTTTCCAAGTGCAATCCCTGTTGCTCCTTCTGCAGCCCCCACCGAACTGA